The Steroidobacteraceae bacterium genomic interval TGCCGCAAAATAATATCATGCTTGTACTTGCGCGAAAGCGAATGCGCCGTTGAATTGGTCGCGAGATGACTATTGACATCGCGGAAAATCCACGGCTGGCCGTGCGCCGCGCGCCCGATCATGACAGCGTTTGCGCCACTGCGCGCAATTACATCTTGCGCGACCGCGCCATTGGTGATATCGCCGTTGGCAATCACCGGAATATCGAGGGATGCACGCAGTCGCGCCGCCGTGTCGTGCTCGGCGTTGCCCTGGTAGAAATCACAACGCGTCCGGCCGTGAACGGCAATCATCGCGATGCCCGCCTGCGCCGCGCGGGTGGCGACCTCGACGGCATTGCGCGATGCCACATCCCAACCGGTGCGCATTTTGAGCGTTACCGGGACGTCGACCGCCCCCACGACCGCTGCGATGATCCGCAGCGCGAGCTCCGGCTCGCGCAGCAAAGCGGACCCGCAGGCGCGATTGCAGACCTTCTTGGCCGGACAACCCATGTTGATGTCGATGACTTCCGCCCCGAGATCCACATTGGCACGGGCGGCGAGCGCCATTTGGGTGGGGTCGGCGCCAGCCAACTGCACGATGCGCGGCGAGGGTTCGCCGGCATGATCCATCCGCAGTTGCGACTTGCGCGATCGCCACAGGCGCTGGTCCGAGCTCAGCATTTCGGCCACCGCGGCGGCGGCACCGAGCGAGCGGCACAGGATCCGAAATGGCCGGTCGGTCACTCCCGCCATGGGCGCGAGCCAGACATGACCATCGATGCGATGCTTGCCGAGGCGCAGCTCGCCGCTGGCGCCCTGGCGCGTGTTGAGCCGCGTCATTGCGCTGCTTGCAGGCCGTTGGCGCAGCGCAAGCCGTCGCGTAACGTGAGGCAGGCATCGACCTCGAAGCCGACGGCGTCGGTTCCCGGATCGGCCAGGACGATTTCAGCATCGATGCGCTCGCCGGGCGTCAACAGGCTCGCTGCCGCCGCCGGGCGCTGCAGATACTCCTTCGGCTCGAGATTGCGTGCCGCGATCGATTTGCCGAAGCGATCCTGAACCGTCAGGCGCAGCACCGGATAGGGCTGAGCCTGTGCGGCCGCATTGGCGACGCTCGCCCTGACCACCAACGCCTTTCGCACCGGGTCGGTATCCGCGCCGAGCTGCCGCACGTCGTACTTTGCGACATCGAAGGTCGAGCGCAGGGGGTGGCCGACGGCGCTGTAGAATGCGCGCACGCCGTTGCCGAAGGCGGCCGTGCCCGCGAGTGCATCGCGGCTGGCATGAAACAACTGCGCCGTGAGCAGCACGCCGAGCAAGGCGGCGCCGCTGCGCTGCAGCAACCGTCGCCGCCTTGCGGTCGTTTCCTCGATCTGCTCTGCGGCGAAGTCCTCGCCATCCCCGGGTTCGGCGGGCACGGCATGAGTAGCGCTCGCCTTGACGTACTCGTCGTTGGCGGCTGGCAGATCATCGACGTCGATTTCGGACGCGGAGTCGTTGGCCCCGCCGGATTCGAGCACCCAGACGTCTTCGGCCTCGACGGCCGGCGCGTCAGCAACATCGAACTCGTCCTCGATCAGGTAGAAACCCGAACTCGAAGTGCCTTCGCCCTGCTGCGATTCGCCGTCCGGCTCGTCGACTTCCGCCTCGTTGGCTTCCGCTTCGAGCACGATGTTCTCGAATGTTCCGGTCGCGTGATCATCGGCCTGCGCTTCTGGCTCGATGAACACCTGTCGCACATCGCTCATCTCGGGATGGAATTCGAGATCTTCATCGTCGGGCTCTGCGACGGCCAGCGGTCCTGCCGGCTCCGGGGCAGTCTCCTGCACCGGTTGCGCAGCGGCCAGCTGCGCCGGCACCGTGGGCGACAGCGGCGTCGGTGCCGAGCCGACCTCGTCGTGCAATGAGGGCAGGGCGTTGAACACGCTGACGCAGCGGCCGCAGCGCACATAGCCTCGACCGGCCCGCAGATCGGCAGCGGTCAGCGCCAGGGTGAGGGCGCACTTGGGACAAATCGTATACATGCGACCGATCAGCGACGGATTCCGGCGAGACAGATCCACTCGTTCTGCCTGTCCGAAAGACGCATATCAAACCACGGGCGGTAGGCCTCTGTCACGGCGGCCTGCTGCTCGGCCAGTATCCCGGCAAGCACGATCCGCCCGCCCGATCGCAGGCGCGTGGACAGGTATGCGGCGAGTTCCACCAGCGTGTTTGCGAGTATGTTGGCCAGCAGGAGATCGCAATCGTCTGGCAAGCCGCGTGCAGCATCGTGTATCCGAAGTCGCTCGAGACAGTCGTTCGCGATGGCATTGCAGCGCGTGGCCGCGAGCGCCTGCGGATCGATGTCGTAGGCGTCGGCACGGGCTGCGCCAAGGCGCAGGGCTGCGATCGCGAGTATCCCGGAGCCGCAGCCGTAGTCGAGCACGCGATCGCCCGGGTGGAGCTGCCCGTCCAGCCATTCGAGGCACATGCGCGTGCTCTCGTGCGTGCCGGTGCCGAATGCGAGTCCCGGGTCGAGATTGACCACGCAGGCGCCGGGCTCGCGCACGGGATCGTGGGTCGGCGCGATCCAGAGTCGCCGCCCGAAGCGCATGGCGCGAAAATCGCGCAACCACTCCCGCTCCCAGGCGCGATTGGCGACGCTGCGTGCGAGCAGCTCCGAGACCTCACAACCGCAATCCCGCGCCAGACGCGGCAGCAGCGTCACATCGACGGCCTCCGCCGCGAACAGGGCTTCGATGCGCGCGTCGGACCATAACGGCTGCGTACCCGGGGCAGGTTCGAGTATTGGTTCATCGGCGGCATCGAAGTAGCTGACGGCGAGCGCGCCGGCCGCGAAGAAGTGCTGTTCGCATATGCTGGCATCGCGCCCGCGCAGGCGCAGCCCTATCGACAGAAAGGCATCGTTCACTTCAGGCCGAGGCGACGTGCTTCAGGTCTGGTATGGATCTCTGGCCGCCGTTCTGGAATGCCGCATGACTGAAGATTTCTGGTGCAGGGCGATATTCGTCTTGATACCCTCGACGACCATTTCCCGCGAGCGCATTGCATCGCACGATCGCGGTCGCGCGCGAATCTCCGTACGCGATGATCTTCGCAACCAGCGAGATCAATAGTAGGACGCTTGCTGTGATCCATATGGCTATCGACCCGCTGCGGGACCTTGGCAGGTGCCACCTCTTCTGGTCGAGGCGCAGTTCTTGGCGTCGCCTCAGCGTGGTCAGCATTCGGTCGCCAGCGCCGCAGCTGGATCGGACTGGCTGGAACATGGTTAAGCGCCACCACGATCCCCAGTTACGGCTACAAGGTCAGTCCGGTGCGGCTTCATCCACCGGGATACTCGACTGGATGCAGATATTATTCGATCAGCGAACCATTATCCTGGTAGAGGAATTCAGGCGTACCCAACGCCACCGATAGCCGACCTGTGCCCAGAACCACGACGACCTCATCACCATCAGCGCGGTCTCGGCGCCGACACCGGCTGGTGCTACCTCGACACGCTGGTGGCGGCGCATCGAGCAGTCCATCCACCCGATGCGGCACGTACCGCAATTGTCGGCGATGACGCAGACTCGATGTACTCGGCCGCTCGAGAACTTTCCATGCCAGACCTATTCGTGCCGAAGAGCGCTTGAGCGCTTGCTACGTCAGGGTGATCATTCTGGCATCGCGTCGCTAGCACGGCACGCTACCCGCAGCCACCGCCACCGCCAGTACCAGTAATCGGACTTCGCCGATCATTGCGATAAAATGTTTTTA includes:
- the dusB gene encoding tRNA dihydrouridine synthase DusB, translated to MTRLNTRQGASGELRLGKHRIDGHVWLAPMAGVTDRPFRILCRSLGAAAAVAEMLSSDQRLWRSRKSQLRMDHAGEPSPRIVQLAGADPTQMALAARANVDLGAEVIDINMGCPAKKVCNRACGSALLREPELALRIIAAVVGAVDVPVTLKMRTGWDVASRNAVEVATRAAQAGIAMIAVHGRTRCDFYQGNAEHDTAARLRASLDIPVIANGDITNGAVAQDVIARSGANAVMIGRAAHGQPWIFRDVNSHLATNSTAHSLSRKYKHDIILRHLESIYAFHGEAGGLRIARKHLNWYCQSLQAASLLRSALLACATTAEQFKCAQRLLDTRSGQDSEAA
- a CDS encoding zinc-ribbon and DUF3426 domain-containing protein; the protein is MYTICPKCALTLALTAADLRAGRGYVRCGRCVSVFNALPSLHDEVGSAPTPLSPTVPAQLAAAQPVQETAPEPAGPLAVAEPDDEDLEFHPEMSDVRQVFIEPEAQADDHATGTFENIVLEAEANEAEVDEPDGESQQGEGTSSSGFYLIEDEFDVADAPAVEAEDVWVLESGGANDSASEIDVDDLPAANDEYVKASATHAVPAEPGDGEDFAAEQIEETTARRRRLLQRSGAALLGVLLTAQLFHASRDALAGTAAFGNGVRAFYSAVGHPLRSTFDVAKYDVRQLGADTDPVRKALVVRASVANAAAQAQPYPVLRLTVQDRFGKSIAARNLEPKEYLQRPAAAASLLTPGERIDAEIVLADPGTDAVGFEVDACLTLRDGLRCANGLQAAQ
- the prmA gene encoding 50S ribosomal protein L11 methyltransferase yields the protein MNDAFLSIGLRLRGRDASICEQHFFAAGALAVSYFDAADEPILEPAPGTQPLWSDARIEALFAAEAVDVTLLPRLARDCGCEVSELLARSVANRAWEREWLRDFRAMRFGRRLWIAPTHDPVREPGACVVNLDPGLAFGTGTHESTRMCLEWLDGQLHPGDRVLDYGCGSGILAIAALRLGAARADAYDIDPQALAATRCNAIANDCLERLRIHDAARGLPDDCDLLLANILANTLVELAAYLSTRLRSGGRIVLAGILAEQQAAVTEAYRPWFDMRLSDRQNEWICLAGIRR